One genomic segment of Candidatus Micrarchaeota archaeon includes these proteins:
- a CDS encoding ACT domain-containing protein: MKKRLIVTARDRMGLIADLSYILGSAKINIEDINVVKVGQKVIIDMLVSNEAKARKLLEANGYNFIRSECLLIKLKDEPGALAEIAKLLADNKVKIARINVIEKGEGEAVLSLEVDKMKKARKLLKEWVV; this comes from the coding sequence ATGAAAAAACGTTTGATAGTGACTGCGAGAGATAGGATGGGTTTGATCGCGGACCTCTCTTATATCTTGGGGAGTGCCAAGATCAACATAGAGGATATAAATGTTGTTAAGGTGGGTCAGAAGGTCATTATAGATATGTTGGTTTCCAACGAAGCTAAGGCAAGAAAGTTGTTGGAAGCCAACGGTTACAATTTCATCCGTTCCGAATGTCTGTTGATAAAACTTAAGGATGAACCGGGCGCTCTGGCAGAGATAGCAAAACTGTTAGCGGATAACAAGGTCAAGATAGCCAGGATAAATGTTATTGAAAAGGGTGAAGGCGAGGCGGTATTGAGTTTGGAAGTTGACAAGATGAAAAAAGCACGTAAACTGCTGAAAGAGTGGGTCGTATGA
- a CDS encoding ACT domain-containing protein has protein sequence MKHVIILIPEDRKGVIADISKRLGNEGINIESVSASVVGGQGIIIITVRASEYKKTLGILKEAGYHVITADVLMLELRDEPGVLAEVSQTLFNNDINIESIHLVTKYDDKAIYALKVDRTSEARRLLADYLLDNKL, from the coding sequence ATGAAGCATGTGATAATCCTTATACCTGAGGATAGGAAAGGCGTCATTGCCGATATATCCAAACGGTTGGGAAACGAAGGTATCAATATAGAAAGTGTCAGTGCTTCTGTTGTTGGCGGTCAGGGAATAATAATCATTACGGTTCGTGCGTCAGAATATAAGAAAACTTTGGGAATATTGAAAGAGGCTGGGTATCACGTAATCACTGCGGACGTTCTCATGCTCGAACTTAGGGACGAGCCCGGTGTGTTGGCAGAGGTCTCTCAAACATTGTTCAACAATGACATTAACATCGAATCTATCCATCTGGTTACAAAATACGATGATAAAGCCATCTATGCCTTGAAGGTTGACCGTACTTCTGAAGCAAGACGGTTACTGGCGGATTATCTGTTGGATAACAAATTGTAG
- the tgt gene encoding tRNA guanosine(34) transglycosylase Tgt, producing the protein MKPFFEVLRKDGNARAGQLHFMHGTVETPAFAPVATRGAIKLLDMDDLTGMGAQILMANTYHLSLRPGFERIRKFGGLHKFISWDRPIMTDSGGFQAFSLGIGSVLGRSKFEYDDPEQISAMEGYLNKHGRKCRVKITDAGVVFKSVYDGTVHEFTPERSLDIQTALGSDMMFVLDECTYPSADYGYTQESMKRTHEWAVRSLRHSLRIHRGTHRPAIFGIVQGGLYRDLREESARFISTLEIDGRSFDGIGIGGAFGKGQMYDVLDWIVPILPEDKPRHLLGIGTVVDIFESVKRGIDLFDCVGPQRIARAGYFYVSPETGGNPENKFRLRITNAQFSDDPRPLDPSCSCPVCRRYTRAYIHHLFKFEPLAGMRLTTIHNLTFFIRLMETIRKSIIDGRFERLYDKWIKGR; encoded by the coding sequence ATGAAACCCTTTTTCGAAGTACTCCGAAAAGATGGAAACGCCCGCGCCGGACAACTGCATTTTATGCACGGTACTGTAGAGACACCCGCTTTTGCCCCTGTAGCCACACGCGGAGCAATAAAACTTTTGGATATGGACGACTTGACAGGGATGGGTGCTCAGATCCTTATGGCAAATACTTATCATCTGAGTCTTAGGCCGGGATTTGAGAGGATCAGAAAATTCGGTGGTTTACATAAATTTATCTCATGGGACCGGCCGATAATGACCGATTCCGGAGGGTTTCAGGCATTTTCTCTGGGTATCGGGTCTGTTTTAGGAAGAAGTAAGTTTGAGTATGACGACCCTGAACAGATATCTGCCATGGAAGGTTATCTTAATAAGCACGGGAGAAAATGTAGAGTAAAGATAACTGATGCCGGAGTGGTCTTCAAATCCGTTTACGACGGAACGGTGCATGAGTTCACCCCTGAACGTTCGTTAGATATTCAAACCGCTCTCGGTTCTGATATGATGTTCGTACTTGACGAATGCACTTATCCGTCAGCAGATTACGGTTATACGCAGGAAAGCATGAAACGTACCCATGAATGGGCTGTTCGCTCTTTGAGACATTCATTACGCATTCATAGGGGAACACATAGACCTGCAATATTCGGTATCGTTCAGGGCGGGCTCTACCGCGACCTCCGTGAAGAAAGTGCCAGGTTCATTTCTACTCTCGAGATCGACGGGCGGTCTTTTGACGGTATCGGGATCGGTGGCGCCTTCGGTAAAGGGCAGATGTACGACGTGTTGGATTGGATAGTTCCCATCCTTCCAGAGGATAAGCCTCGACATCTGTTGGGCATCGGTACCGTGGTGGATATATTTGAATCGGTTAAGCGCGGTATTGATCTGTTTGATTGCGTAGGTCCGCAAAGGATAGCTCGGGCAGGGTATTTCTATGTTTCGCCAGAGACGGGCGGCAATCCCGAGAACAAATTTAGGTTGAGAATCACTAACGCACAGTTTTCCGATGACCCGAGACCTTTAGACCCGTCCTGTAGTTGTCCTGTATGCAGACGTTACACCCGTGCGTACATTCACCATCTTTTCAAATTTGAACCTCTGGCAGGTATGAGACTTACAACAATCCATAACCTCACATTTTTCATTCGTCTTATGGAGACGATCCGTAAATCGATAATCGACGGACGGTTTGAAAGATTATACGATAAATGGATAAAGGGGCGGTGA
- a CDS encoding NUDIX hydrolase — protein MRETKEEIGCDVKLIKYLGYKDFRIEGKDFRSHMFLAKLESGQMPKIKEPERFRDMFWLPIKNYREYSVAPNVRQFCEDYIKRGLDVLHDV, from the coding sequence ATAAGAGAAACAAAAGAAGAGATCGGTTGTGATGTTAAACTGATCAAGTATCTCGGGTATAAAGATTTTCGCATAGAAGGTAAGGATTTCAGGAGTCATATGTTCTTAGCAAAGCTTGAAAGCGGACAAATGCCAAAGATAAAGGAACCAGAACGGTTTAGAGACATGTTTTGGTTACCGATAAAAAATTACAGGGAATATTCTGTAGCACCGAATGTTCGACAGTTCTGTGAAGATTACATAAAAAGAGGTCTGGATGTTCTTCACGATGTTTGA
- a CDS encoding 50S ribosomal protein L1: protein MAVFTKESIRKAIEKALEDKGKRKFKQSVEFIINFRGIDFKKPENRLNLSIVLPHEPPKKRKIAVFAEGQTAFDAKKAGFTVFEPQDIEELSKDKKRLKSLAKEYEFIAEPKLMVQVGKSLGQVLGPRGKLPRPIVGSLEATAKQVNSSVRIMTKGKYLPVVQCAIGTEDMSPNDLADNAEAVYEKIRAKVGDQYIKSLYVKLTMGKAVKVE from the coding sequence ATGGCGGTGTTTACTAAGGAAAGTATACGGAAAGCTATCGAGAAGGCGCTGGAAGACAAGGGTAAGCGCAAATTCAAACAGAGTGTTGAGTTTATCATAAACTTCCGAGGTATCGATTTTAAGAAACCGGAGAACCGATTAAACCTTTCTATAGTCCTGCCTCACGAACCGCCTAAAAAAAGAAAGATAGCCGTCTTTGCAGAGGGTCAGACAGCGTTTGACGCTAAGAAGGCGGGGTTCACGGTGTTCGAACCCCAGGATATTGAAGAACTCAGTAAAGATAAAAAAAGGCTTAAATCTTTGGCTAAGGAATACGAATTCATTGCAGAACCAAAACTGATGGTTCAGGTCGGTAAATCTTTGGGTCAGGTGTTAGGTCCTCGCGGTAAACTACCGCGTCCGATAGTCGGAAGTTTGGAGGCTACTGCTAAACAGGTGAACAGTTCTGTTAGGATCATGACGAAAGGTAAATATCTGCCTGTTGTCCAATGCGCGATAGGCACCGAGGACATGTCACCGAACGACCTTGCAGATAATGCGGAGGCAGTGTACGAGAAAATCCGTGCTAAAGTAGGTGATCAGTATATAAAGTCCTTATACGTAAAACTTACCATGGGCAAAGCTGTAAAGGTTGAATGA
- the rplJ gene encoding 50S ribosomal protein L10: MRPAVQKKAREVEQLYSMIKDAKVVGLIRLKKLPDRILQDVRNKLRGKVGFRVAKKAVIQRALEKAARGSALLEHLDEPVCLFWTSEMTPYQLFMFLKRNKGVAAAKPGQIAPFDIVVPAGETDLPPGPALTELKMAKINAQVRGGKIVVAKDSVVAKAGERITGPVASALQKLKIYPFEIGAELIVAQEDGVVYLPEVLDVEPEDLVKEFQRMVDESFALSINANIPTPANIDYLISKSFTDAVSLAYNANVYSTLSIERLISEAYAQSQSLERITK; this comes from the coding sequence ATGAGACCTGCTGTACAGAAGAAGGCCCGAGAGGTTGAACAGTTATATTCAATGATTAAGGATGCAAAGGTTGTAGGTTTGATCAGGTTGAAAAAACTTCCTGATCGCATCCTCCAAGATGTCCGAAACAAACTTCGTGGTAAGGTTGGGTTCAGAGTTGCGAAGAAAGCGGTGATCCAACGCGCCCTTGAAAAGGCCGCTCGCGGGTCTGCATTACTCGAACATCTGGACGAACCGGTTTGTCTGTTCTGGACTTCCGAGATGACGCCGTACCAGTTATTTATGTTTTTAAAGAGGAATAAAGGTGTGGCGGCAGCCAAACCCGGTCAGATCGCTCCTTTTGACATCGTTGTGCCTGCCGGTGAGACAGACCTTCCTCCCGGACCTGCGCTTACAGAGCTGAAGATGGCAAAGATCAATGCACAGGTCAGAGGGGGTAAGATAGTCGTGGCCAAGGATTCTGTGGTTGCTAAAGCAGGTGAACGGATTACTGGTCCTGTAGCGAGTGCTTTACAAAAACTTAAGATATACCCGTTCGAGATAGGTGCAGAATTGATCGTTGCTCAGGAAGATGGAGTTGTTTATCTTCCAGAAGTGTTGGATGTGGAACCAGAAGACCTAGTGAAAGAGTTCCAGAGAATGGTCGATGAATCGTTTGCCTTGTCTATCAATGCTAACATTCCTACTCCTGCGAACATAGATTATCTTATCAGCAAATCTTTCACCGATGCGGTTTCATTAGCCTACAATGCAAACGTTTATTCTACATTGAGTATCGAACGTTTAATCAGTGAAGCATACGCGCAATCTCAGTCGTTAGAACGTATCACTAAATAG
- the rpl12p gene encoding 50S ribosomal protein P1: MVNVDPYLHAVLLLKGADKEINEENLTAVVKAAGIEPDTARVKVLVEAVKDVNWDEALKMPTVAAAPVAASAGGQEAPKEEKKEEEKKEEKSEEEAAAGLAGLFG; encoded by the coding sequence ATGGTGAATGTAGACCCGTATCTGCATGCAGTCCTTCTCTTGAAAGGGGCTGATAAAGAGATAAACGAGGAGAACTTGACCGCAGTAGTTAAAGCTGCCGGTATCGAACCGGATACTGCACGTGTCAAGGTGTTAGTAGAGGCAGTGAAAGACGTGAATTGGGATGAAGCGCTCAAGATGCCTACTGTGGCAGCGGCTCCGGTAGCAGCGTCAGCAGGCGGACAGGAGGCTCCTAAAGAGGAGAAGAAAGAGGAGGAAAAGAAGGAAGAAAAGTCAGAGGAAGAGGCTGCTGCAGGTTTGGCAGGATTGTTCGGTTAA
- a CDS encoding site-2 protease family protein produces the protein MQKQVGLEMIRLNKHLVAGGLVILSFLLFVYIYLAPIEHAVLKFLFAVVVLGLTGYTLQRLYDLSGGYGLILLKTRKGLDLIDKLANSNRDVWTMFADIGLVWGFGLSGAYLLHKRLMLKKNKHLYRRFYTAVFVGLGLLLLTAVMIAPVVYGLAVSIVTGINIGKATQTMAGLRTPWYRMLSMAALISGGYTGLLFLGLIVYSGLVVSNVVNVLIFGATPIEPSGTLLLPGINLPLWEGLIALVILLIVHESAHGILSRIAKVRIDSAGIALFGFIPVGAFVDPDEKMLFKKPVLDQIRVMIAGSTANLFTMLISFIMLIIFLFLTQPYREEGVFVISGQGIPPGTRIMSLEYGSQKIDLYNYYIEHGTFSGLVPPNETVKLITDKGVYSITSDDSGRLGLNLNIVSSTGVLARYTKDYGWLEFIYRVLGLSVVLNFMVGIVNLLPLPGFDGYRILELNIKNKSVVKMISYLVLACFLLNFLPWLFK, from the coding sequence TTGCAGAAACAGGTAGGGCTTGAAATGATAAGATTGAATAAACATTTGGTTGCTGGAGGTTTGGTTATTCTTTCCTTCCTGTTATTTGTCTACATCTATCTTGCCCCTATCGAACACGCAGTACTGAAATTCCTTTTCGCTGTGGTGGTGCTGGGTTTAACAGGGTACACATTGCAAAGGTTGTACGACCTGTCCGGTGGTTACGGATTGATACTGCTAAAAACCAGGAAAGGGTTGGATCTGATAGATAAACTTGCCAATTCGAACAGGGACGTTTGGACGATGTTTGCCGACATCGGTCTGGTTTGGGGTTTCGGTCTTTCGGGTGCTTATCTGTTGCATAAACGGTTAATGTTAAAGAAAAATAAACATCTTTACAGACGGTTTTATACTGCTGTTTTTGTAGGGTTAGGATTGCTTTTATTGACTGCGGTTATGATCGCACCTGTTGTCTACGGGTTGGCGGTATCTATCGTTACCGGAATAAACATTGGTAAGGCAACTCAAACGATGGCAGGATTACGTACTCCCTGGTACAGGATGCTCAGTATGGCGGCCTTGATATCTGGCGGGTATACGGGTCTTCTATTCCTTGGGTTGATAGTATATTCTGGTTTGGTCGTCTCCAACGTTGTTAATGTGCTGATCTTCGGTGCTACACCCATAGAACCGAGCGGTACACTCCTTCTACCAGGGATAAATCTTCCTCTGTGGGAAGGGTTAATTGCGCTTGTAATACTTTTGATAGTGCATGAATCCGCTCACGGTATCCTTTCCCGTATTGCTAAGGTACGCATCGATTCTGCAGGCATAGCTCTGTTCGGGTTCATTCCTGTGGGAGCGTTTGTTGATCCTGATGAAAAGATGTTGTTCAAGAAACCTGTGTTAGACCAGATACGCGTGATGATTGCCGGTTCAACAGCCAACCTGTTCACGATGCTTATTTCGTTCATTATGTTGATCATTTTCTTATTTTTGACGCAACCTTATCGGGAAGAGGGTGTATTCGTGATCAGCGGGCAAGGAATACCTCCGGGTACACGGATAATGTCTCTGGAGTACGGGTCGCAAAAAATCGATCTCTACAATTATTACATTGAGCACGGAACGTTTTCGGGATTGGTTCCCCCTAACGAAACCGTTAAACTTATTACTGATAAAGGAGTCTACAGTATTACTTCCGACGACTCCGGAAGATTGGGGTTAAACCTGAACATCGTTAGCAGCACAGGTGTATTGGCAAGGTATACTAAGGACTACGGATGGTTGGAGTTTATCTATCGTGTGTTAGGACTTTCAGTAGTTTTAAACTTCATGGTAGGCATAGTAAATCTTCTACCTTTACCCGGGTTTGACGGATACCGAATATTGGAACTGAACATCAAAAATAAATCGGTTGTCAAGATGATTAGCTATTTGGTGTTGGCGTGTTTTCTGTTAAATTTCTTACCTTGGTTGTTTAAATGA
- the trxB gene encoding thioredoxin-disulfide reductase: protein MVEVESDKEKVYDVIIIGGGPAGINAGIYAVRRNLKTLIIESQMMGGTVNITSTIENYLGFPSISGPELVNRFVEHLNSVNVPYVISRVLRAEKQGDIFIVRTHDDRVFKSKTIILATGSRHKALNVPGEDEFTGRGVSYCTTCDAPLYRGKTVGVVGGGDSAFRAAELLSGIASKVYLIHRREGFRAEDVLVERVKRMPNVEFKLNKVVTEIIGDEVMRKVKLKDTKTGEESYLELDGLFINIGEVPSHKIATDLGAEVDERNYVKVDRKTMATTVDGLYAAGDVTGTLAQIIVAAAEGAIAAISAYKYVKELGTKKK, encoded by the coding sequence ATGGTAGAAGTAGAATCGGATAAAGAGAAAGTTTACGATGTAATCATTATCGGAGGCGGTCCGGCAGGTATTAATGCGGGAATATATGCAGTCCGACGTAATCTGAAGACGTTGATAATAGAATCTCAGATGATGGGTGGCACCGTTAACATTACATCGACAATTGAGAACTATCTCGGATTTCCGAGCATCTCTGGACCCGAACTTGTAAACAGGTTTGTTGAACATTTGAACAGTGTGAACGTACCTTATGTCATATCGCGTGTTCTTCGTGCAGAGAAACAGGGTGACATCTTTATCGTTCGGACCCATGACGATCGCGTATTTAAATCTAAAACGATCATTCTTGCTACCGGAAGCAGGCACAAGGCGTTGAACGTGCCAGGCGAAGACGAGTTCACCGGTCGCGGAGTATCCTATTGTACAACGTGCGATGCACCTCTGTACCGTGGTAAAACTGTCGGTGTGGTTGGCGGAGGTGACTCGGCGTTCCGTGCTGCAGAGTTACTGTCCGGCATTGCCAGTAAAGTGTATCTAATACATAGACGCGAGGGATTTAGGGCCGAAGATGTGCTCGTGGAAAGGGTTAAACGAATGCCCAACGTTGAATTTAAACTTAATAAAGTGGTCACTGAAATCATCGGCGATGAAGTAATGAGAAAAGTTAAACTGAAGGATACGAAGACGGGTGAGGAAAGTTATCTTGAGCTTGACGGTCTGTTTATAAACATCGGTGAAGTGCCTTCCCATAAGATTGCTACCGACCTTGGTGCAGAGGTTGATGAGCGTAACTATGTGAAGGTAGACAGAAAAACGATGGCTACAACTGTTGACGGGTTGTACGCGGCAGGGGATGTAACAGGTACTCTTGCCCAGATCATCGTAGCAGCTGCAGAAGGAGCAATTGCCGCAATATCTGCTTATAAATACGTGAAAGAACTCGGTACAAAGAAAAAATGA
- a CDS encoding preprotein translocase subunit Sec61beta, whose protein sequence is MAIRRVGYQTPSGMAGIFSPGRTNIGGIRISPKAVVYGTIALIIVIMILKHTMPAV, encoded by the coding sequence ATGGCAATACGCAGGGTAGGATATCAGACACCTTCGGGCATGGCGGGCATATTCAGTCCCGGCAGAACCAACATCGGAGGTATAAGGATTTCTCCAAAGGCGGTTGTGTACGGCACTATCGCTTTGATAATAGTTATAATGATACTCAAACATACGATGCCTGCCGTTTAG
- a CDS encoding translation initiation factor IF-2 subunit beta has product MNVSKEYLQLLNNVYSELPEKAVSDERFRLPEIEIMHQGSKTIIRNFNTFLTAVRRPAEMVMKFLSRELAVPVNVEGGMLIIQGNIPDRLLRNKIELFVKMYVICSVCGKPDTHIVEVEKGVHMLVCEACGARTPIRK; this is encoded by the coding sequence ATGAACGTCAGTAAGGAATATCTCCAGCTTTTGAACAACGTTTATTCAGAACTGCCCGAGAAAGCGGTTAGTGATGAGAGGTTCAGATTGCCAGAGATAGAGATCATGCATCAAGGGAGCAAAACGATCATCCGTAACTTCAACACTTTTCTTACAGCGGTCCGTAGACCTGCAGAGATGGTAATGAAATTTTTATCGAGAGAACTGGCGGTCCCGGTTAACGTTGAGGGTGGGATGCTGATCATTCAGGGTAACATACCTGACCGTCTGTTGAGAAATAAGATAGAACTTTTTGTGAAGATGTACGTTATATGTAGTGTTTGCGGAAAACCGGATACGCATATCGTAGAGGTTGAAAAAGGAGTGCATATGCTTGTCTGCGAAGCCTGCGGTGCGCGTACACCGATACGAAAATAG
- the eif1A gene encoding translation initiation factor eIF-1A, with protein sequence MAKKEEPVIRVRKPREGELFGIVINMLGGGRALIMCEDDRERIGRIPGSMKRFIWVRAGDIVLVKPWEIEGERRCDIVWRYTKIQADWLRKRGYLKKLES encoded by the coding sequence ATGGCGAAAAAAGAAGAACCTGTGATCAGGGTACGTAAACCTAGGGAAGGTGAACTTTTCGGTATAGTGATCAATATGCTCGGTGGAGGACGCGCACTTATCATGTGCGAAGATGACAGAGAGAGGATAGGCAGGATTCCGGGAAGTATGAAACGGTTTATTTGGGTACGCGCAGGAGACATAGTGCTGGTTAAACCATGGGAGATTGAAGGTGAGAGAAGGTGCGACATAGTGTGGAGGTATACAAAGATTCAGGCAGACTGGCTCCGTAAGAGAGGTTATCTTAAGAAGTTGGAATCTTGA
- a CDS encoding serine protein kinase RIO produces the protein MARRVSKRKAPKREIKQLDVEDKIESRVFDRGTLIAIAKLTEKGYFETLDFPVSMGKEAVVFRGTKKDGTHVAVKIYRIETTSFLNMYEYLRGDPRFRNVRMKRFDIIVAWTRKEYVNLKTAYEAGVRCPYPIGYRRNIVVMEFLGLKGQPYPTLQVNGPLSPDDPKALEEEVEELLDDVRKMYRAGLVHADLSPYNILATENGLYIIDFSQAVSVDHPNALRFLRRDINNVVSYYNKFLQIYGLEKDPDEIFHNIVNQG, from the coding sequence TTGGCACGCCGCGTTTCGAAAAGAAAGGCACCTAAACGTGAAATCAAACAGCTCGATGTCGAAGACAAGATCGAATCCAGGGTCTTTGACCGAGGGACTTTAATAGCCATAGCTAAACTGACAGAAAAAGGATATTTTGAAACATTGGATTTTCCTGTTTCGATGGGTAAAGAAGCGGTTGTTTTCAGAGGGACCAAAAAGGATGGTACACATGTTGCGGTAAAGATATACAGGATAGAAACCACATCCTTTCTCAACATGTACGAGTATCTGAGAGGTGACCCCAGATTCCGTAACGTACGGATGAAACGGTTTGATATCATTGTGGCATGGACCCGTAAGGAGTACGTGAACCTTAAGACTGCGTATGAGGCAGGTGTGAGATGTCCTTACCCGATCGGATACCGTCGTAACATCGTAGTCATGGAATTCCTCGGGTTGAAAGGGCAACCCTACCCAACACTTCAGGTTAATGGACCTTTGTCTCCCGATGACCCTAAAGCTCTCGAGGAGGAGGTTGAAGAACTGCTCGACGACGTCCGTAAGATGTATCGGGCTGGGTTGGTTCATGCAGACCTGAGCCCGTACAACATCCTGGCTACTGAGAACGGGTTATACATCATAGATTTTTCGCAAGCGGTCTCCGTGGACCATCCCAACGCATTGCGTTTCTTACGCAGGGATATAAACAACGTTGTTAGTTATTATAACAAATTCCTGCAGATCTATGGTCTGGAGAAAGACCCTGACGAGATATTCCATAACATAGTAAATCAGGGATAA